A single genomic interval of Blastopirellula marina harbors:
- the tssC gene encoding type VI secretion system contractile sheath large subunit, which translates to MSAGEQQSAQSAAENTEATSLLDAAITATKQTEQPRAKELIQTLVQEAMKGTVTFDKDIIRTINQGIAAIDEAVSAQLATVMHHPEFQKLEGSWRGLHYLVSNSETGEMLKLRVLNASKKDLAKDLERAVEFDQSTVFKKIYESEFGLAGGTPYGALIGNYEWDNTPDDIAAIEKMSGVAASAFAPFLTAPSANFFGFDNWEELSRPRDLAKIFDSQEYIKWNSFRQSEDSRFVTMCMPRTLARLPYGAATKPIEEFHYEEVETGPEGQPIEVDHNEYCWMNTAFVMGAKLTDAFAKTGWCTAIRGVENGGKVEGLPVHVFKSSDGDSGVKCPTEVAITDRREAELSKLGFLSLCHFKDTDYSVFFGGQTTQKPKQYFEADATANSEISARLPYIMASSRFAHYLKVIARDKIGSFMERDDCERWLNDWIHNYVSADSHPSAEVKARLPLAEARVEVTETPGKPGAYNAVAYLRPWLQMEELTASLRMVASIPQKAG; encoded by the coding sequence ATGAGTGCTGGCGAACAACAATCAGCCCAATCGGCGGCTGAAAATACCGAAGCCACCAGCTTGCTGGATGCCGCGATCACCGCGACCAAGCAAACCGAACAGCCGCGTGCCAAAGAGCTGATTCAAACCCTGGTCCAAGAGGCCATGAAGGGCACGGTTACCTTCGATAAAGACATCATCCGTACGATCAATCAAGGGATCGCTGCGATCGATGAGGCCGTCTCGGCGCAGCTCGCGACAGTGATGCACCATCCTGAATTCCAGAAGCTGGAAGGCAGCTGGCGTGGTTTGCATTACTTGGTCAGCAACAGCGAAACGGGCGAGATGCTCAAGCTGCGAGTGCTGAATGCCTCGAAGAAAGATCTTGCTAAAGACTTGGAACGTGCGGTCGAATTCGATCAAAGCACGGTCTTCAAAAAGATCTACGAAAGCGAATTCGGCTTGGCCGGTGGTACGCCGTACGGTGCGTTGATTGGCAACTACGAATGGGACAACACCCCAGACGATATTGCCGCCATCGAAAAGATGTCGGGCGTTGCTGCTTCGGCGTTTGCTCCGTTTCTGACCGCTCCGAGCGCGAACTTCTTTGGGTTCGACAACTGGGAAGAGTTGTCGCGTCCACGCGACCTGGCAAAGATCTTCGATTCGCAAGAATACATCAAGTGGAACTCCTTCCGACAATCGGAAGACTCCCGCTTTGTCACGATGTGCATGCCGCGCACCCTGGCTCGTTTGCCTTATGGTGCCGCGACCAAGCCGATCGAAGAATTCCATTACGAAGAAGTGGAAACTGGCCCAGAAGGTCAGCCAATCGAGGTCGATCACAACGAATACTGCTGGATGAACACCGCGTTCGTCATGGGCGCGAAGCTAACTGACGCATTCGCCAAGACAGGCTGGTGCACGGCGATTCGTGGTGTGGAAAACGGCGGTAAGGTCGAAGGCCTGCCGGTCCACGTGTTCAAGAGCAGCGATGGCGATTCTGGCGTCAAATGTCCGACCGAAGTGGCGATTACTGATCGCCGTGAAGCGGAATTGAGCAAGCTTGGCTTCCTTTCGCTCTGTCACTTCAAGGACACGGATTACTCGGTCTTCTTTGGTGGCCAGACCACACAAAAGCCGAAACAGTACTTTGAAGCTGATGCCACGGCGAACTCCGAAATCTCGGCCCGCCTGCCATACATCATGGCTTCATCCCGGTTTGCTCACTACTTAAAGGTGATCGCCCGCGATAAGATCGGTTCGTTCATGGAACGTGACGATTGCGAACGTTGGCTAAACGATTGGATTCACAACTACGTTTCCGCCGATTCGCATCCTAGTGCCGAAGTCAAGGCTCGCTTGCCGCTGGCCGAAGCTCGCGTCGAAGTGACCGAAACGCCTGGTAAGCCTGGCGCTTACAATGCCGTCGCCTATCTCCGACCTTGGTTGCAGATGGAAGAATTGACTGCCTCGCTCCGTATGGTGGCCAGTATTCCACAGAAGGCCGGCTAA
- a CDS encoding sulfatase, which yields MRRGLLSLVFLLGLSCSVFAADRPNFVWIMSEDNSVHFLKLFDPTGATAPNIEALAAEGVTFANAFSNAPVCSVARTTLITSCYAPRIGTLFHRKSFMVPMPEGVKMFPAYLHNAGYYTTNNSKEDYNAIKSKDVWDESSRKASWRNRKEGQPFFHVQTFTTTHESSLHFPESDVSNKPTKNDPDTVFVPPHHPKTETFKYTYARYHDRIQDLDKQVGKLVDDLKQDGLLDSTFIFYFGDHGGVLPRGKGYAYDTGLHVPLVIRLPEKFRDQMPEKPGSQSSSFVSFVDFGPTVLNLAGVKGSDKVDGHAFMGIGHQQLMESDESFGYADRFDEKYDMVRTLRKGKYRYVRNLQPFNFDGLMNNYRYKMAAYREWRRLYDEQKLNEVQSLFFETRPAEMLFDVEADPYETVNLAGDVAHAEILKEMRGRLDGYLSGMPDLGFFPESYLAEKAADNPVVFGKEHQREIDQLLEIANLELLPYIEAEAQLEKALASNDRWHRYWGLIACTAHGKAALPLKKKIDAIAASDSENLNRVRAAEFLAMAAGIDPVPVLKETLANAKTATEANLILNTVVLLQDSKPGYTFQIKPKDVKHVTGNRGELDRRLEYLSGKK from the coding sequence ATGCGACGTGGTCTGCTTAGTTTAGTTTTTCTTCTCGGGTTGAGCTGCTCTGTCTTTGCGGCAGATCGTCCGAACTTTGTTTGGATCATGTCCGAGGATAACTCGGTCCATTTTCTGAAGCTGTTTGATCCGACGGGGGCAACCGCGCCGAATATCGAAGCGTTAGCTGCTGAAGGGGTGACGTTCGCGAACGCATTTTCCAATGCACCGGTTTGTAGTGTCGCGCGAACTACGCTGATCACTTCATGCTACGCGCCGCGGATTGGTACTCTGTTCCACCGCAAGAGCTTCATGGTGCCGATGCCGGAGGGTGTGAAAATGTTCCCGGCTTACTTGCATAACGCCGGCTACTATACAACCAACAATTCGAAGGAAGATTACAACGCGATTAAGTCAAAAGACGTGTGGGATGAATCGTCCCGTAAGGCGAGTTGGCGTAATCGAAAAGAAGGGCAACCCTTCTTCCACGTGCAAACATTTACTACGACCCACGAGAGTTCACTCCACTTCCCGGAGAGTGACGTTTCGAACAAGCCGACCAAGAATGACCCAGACACGGTCTTCGTACCACCGCATCATCCCAAGACTGAGACCTTCAAGTATACGTACGCTCGCTACCACGATCGTATTCAAGATCTCGACAAACAAGTCGGCAAATTGGTCGATGATCTGAAGCAAGATGGCCTGCTGGATTCGACGTTTATCTTCTACTTCGGCGACCATGGTGGCGTGCTGCCACGTGGCAAAGGCTACGCTTACGATACGGGGTTGCACGTTCCTTTGGTGATTCGATTGCCAGAAAAGTTCCGAGATCAGATGCCGGAGAAGCCAGGGAGTCAATCGAGTTCGTTTGTAAGCTTTGTCGACTTTGGGCCAACCGTACTGAATCTGGCTGGCGTAAAGGGATCCGACAAGGTTGATGGCCATGCGTTTATGGGAATCGGCCACCAACAATTGATGGAGTCGGACGAATCGTTTGGTTACGCTGACCGCTTTGATGAAAAGTACGATATGGTCCGCACCTTGCGGAAAGGAAAGTATCGTTATGTGCGAAACCTACAGCCGTTTAACTTCGATGGGCTGATGAACAACTATCGTTACAAGATGGCAGCCTATCGCGAGTGGCGTCGCTTGTACGACGAGCAGAAGTTGAATGAGGTTCAAAGTCTCTTCTTCGAAACACGTCCCGCCGAGATGCTTTTCGATGTGGAAGCCGATCCGTATGAAACAGTGAACTTAGCCGGTGATGTTGCTCATGCCGAAATCCTCAAGGAAATGCGAGGTCGTTTGGATGGCTATCTTTCTGGGATGCCAGACTTAGGTTTCTTCCCTGAAAGTTATCTGGCCGAGAAAGCGGCTGACAATCCTGTCGTGTTTGGAAAGGAACATCAGCGCGAGATTGATCAGTTACTCGAAATCGCCAACCTGGAATTACTTCCTTACATCGAGGCAGAAGCTCAATTGGAAAAAGCATTGGCGTCGAACGATCGATGGCATCGTTACTGGGGGCTCATTGCTTGTACGGCACATGGCAAGGCCGCACTGCCCTTAAAGAAAAAGATAGACGCCATCGCTGCCTCGGACTCCGAGAATTTAAACCGAGTTCGCGCGGCGGAGTTTCTGGCGATGGCGGCCGGCATTGATCCGGTACCTGTCCTGAAAGAGACATTGGCGAACGCCAAGACAGCGACTGAGGCGAATCTGATTCTGAACACCGTGGTCTTGCTGCAGGATAGCAAGCCTGGCTACACCTTCCAAATTAAGCCAAAGGATGTGAAGCACGTAACAGGCAATCGAGGAGAGCTCGATCGACGACTTGAGTACCTCTCGGGTAAGAAGTAA
- a CDS encoding sigma-70 family RNA polymerase sigma factor — MSTDASQLQKRIEDNQGLVVSLAKSIHRKLPPQIGMDDLIAYGQLGLAEAARTFQDDKGASFSTFAYYRIRGAIYDGISKMSWNSHAAKMQTKYQQMATDAMQSEAARNPAGANLQENAQWLGNLTEKLAIIYLASHGEETQHAFQAVADARVQRPEERLENEEIQRLLQSLLKTLSPQEQDLIRMTYYEGLSLKDAADKFGKSKSWASRLHQAILERLARALRQNV; from the coding sequence ATGTCTACGGATGCAAGCCAACTTCAAAAACGGATCGAAGATAACCAGGGGCTCGTTGTCTCGTTGGCCAAATCGATCCATCGCAAGCTCCCTCCTCAGATCGGTATGGACGACCTAATTGCTTATGGGCAATTAGGTCTAGCCGAGGCTGCAAGGACGTTTCAGGACGACAAAGGGGCGAGTTTCTCAACTTTTGCTTACTATCGCATCCGTGGTGCAATTTACGACGGCATCTCGAAGATGAGTTGGAATTCGCACGCGGCGAAGATGCAGACGAAGTATCAGCAAATGGCTACGGATGCCATGCAGTCCGAAGCCGCCAGAAATCCTGCCGGGGCAAATTTACAAGAAAATGCCCAATGGCTTGGCAACCTTACCGAGAAGCTGGCGATTATCTACTTGGCCAGCCACGGGGAAGAGACTCAACACGCGTTTCAGGCAGTAGCCGACGCCAGGGTGCAACGACCTGAGGAACGGCTAGAAAACGAGGAGATTCAGCGACTTCTCCAGTCACTACTGAAAACTCTCTCGCCGCAAGAACAAGACCTAATTCGTATGACCTATTACGAAGGGCTGAGCCTAAAGGATGCGGCCGACAAGTTCGGCAAAAGCAAGTCGTGGGCAAGTCGCTTGCACCAGGCCATTCTCGAACGACTGGCGAGAGCGCTTCGCCAAAACGTTTAG
- the tssB gene encoding type VI secretion system contractile sheath small subunit codes for MAESYQKRLNRVRKPRVHITYDVETGDAMEKKELPFVVGVMGDFSGNPAEKMEPLKDRKFVQIDRDNFDDVMKRFRPELNMRVDNTLADDGSQMAVNLKFESMDDFSPANVAKQVEPLRKLLATRDNLRDLLTKIDRSDDLETLLEQVMNDADQLKKLAGELGVNESDGSGKESE; via the coding sequence ATGGCTGAAAGTTATCAAAAGAGGCTCAACCGCGTCCGAAAGCCCCGCGTTCACATCACATACGATGTGGAAACGGGAGACGCGATGGAAAAGAAGGAGCTTCCATTCGTCGTGGGTGTGATGGGGGACTTCTCCGGCAATCCAGCGGAAAAGATGGAGCCGTTGAAGGATCGTAAGTTTGTCCAAATCGATCGCGACAACTTCGACGACGTCATGAAGCGTTTCCGTCCCGAGCTCAATATGCGCGTGGATAACACGCTGGCCGACGATGGCTCGCAGATGGCCGTCAACTTGAAGTTCGAATCGATGGATGACTTCAGCCCTGCCAATGTCGCCAAGCAGGTCGAACCCCTTCGCAAGTTGTTGGCAACCCGTGACAACCTGCGCGATCTGCTCACCAAGATCGACCGCAGCGACGATCTGGAAACCTTGCTGGAACAGGTCATGAACGACGCGGATCAACTCAAGAAGTTGGCCGGCGAACTGGGTGTCAACGAATCGGACGGCTCCGGAAAGGAAAGTGAATAA
- the tssA gene encoding type VI secretion system protein TssA — protein MAFAAALDVESLINPISEESPSGVELRQSEFADRFFDLREYFNQSNKAERDIQQAMAFPDEEFPDLKDPEWEEVRDRAIDILATHSKDVSVASWLIEAEMRLEGIAGLRDGFKVMLELCRRYWDNIHPAPDEDEGYAETVSQLTGLTSERTFSTLENIPLTNGAGGQYSLFDFNEANRIEGMSMEDKHRRVTQGAIERHTFDESFRATSRDHWNNVIEDLDTTIDTIRELATFLDERCVRNSYGEDTAPSMTSFRQKLETTRASVQQLMSELLLEEVTETEADENAAEGEATTASQPKAVVGTIQTRSDAIKMIRKVAEYFRKTEPQSFIHFKLEQAAQWAEMPFPELLKELLRDETAMGELSRRTGIPIPKDESDY, from the coding sequence ATGGCATTCGCAGCAGCACTCGACGTCGAGTCGTTGATCAATCCGATCTCTGAAGAATCTCCCAGTGGGGTAGAGCTGCGCCAATCGGAATTCGCGGATCGATTCTTCGATCTCCGCGAGTACTTCAATCAATCGAACAAGGCGGAACGTGACATCCAGCAGGCAATGGCCTTTCCGGACGAAGAGTTCCCAGATTTGAAGGACCCGGAGTGGGAGGAAGTTCGCGATCGAGCGATCGATATCCTGGCAACCCACTCCAAGGACGTATCCGTTGCCTCGTGGTTAATCGAGGCCGAGATGCGACTGGAAGGAATCGCCGGGTTGCGTGATGGCTTCAAGGTGATGTTGGAACTATGCCGCCGTTATTGGGATAACATCCATCCCGCACCGGATGAAGACGAAGGGTACGCAGAGACCGTCTCGCAGTTGACCGGGCTTACTAGCGAACGAACGTTTAGCACACTCGAAAACATCCCGCTCACCAATGGAGCCGGAGGACAGTATTCCCTATTCGATTTCAACGAGGCAAATCGAATCGAGGGAATGTCAATGGAAGACAAGCATCGCCGGGTCACCCAAGGGGCAATCGAACGTCACACGTTCGACGAGTCATTTCGCGCGACATCACGGGATCACTGGAACAATGTGATCGAGGATCTCGATACAACGATCGACACGATCCGCGAATTGGCGACATTTTTGGATGAACGTTGTGTTCGTAATTCCTACGGTGAGGATACGGCACCGTCGATGACATCGTTTCGCCAGAAACTGGAGACGACCCGGGCGTCGGTTCAACAGTTGATGTCGGAATTGCTGTTAGAAGAAGTAACCGAAACCGAAGCTGATGAAAATGCTGCGGAGGGGGAAGCGACCACCGCAAGTCAGCCGAAGGCAGTCGTCGGGACGATTCAGACACGAAGTGATGCAATCAAGATGATTCGAAAGGTTGCCGAGTACTTCCGCAAAACCGAACCACAATCGTTTATCCATTTCAAGTTGGAACAAGCAGCCCAGTGGGCGGAGATGCCTTTTCCAGAGTTGCTCAAAGAGTTACTACGAGACGAGACCGCGATGGGTGAATTGTCGCGTCGGACGGGGATTCCAATACCCAAGGACGAAAGTGATTATTAG
- a CDS encoding TolC family protein translates to MLNRYTKWIVVLTTCLSTSLSGCSLKCWKYYDCPDPPAYDESLIAEYAGRGLKIEDPAPNVCEDDDYLELPDSPDSINPDNINLESGYWDLSLEEAIRLTLQNSEIMKNLGGVLRTPFAYSSIYDPAIVYTDGRYGEEAALSAFDATFGANAYFEKNDHRVNNFTVGNNGYFQQDLHNYEVNLTKRNATGGLMTLRSVTQYDYNNNPQRIFSAGWDTYVDAELRQPLLQGAGVQYNRIAGPNGEPGFANGVLIARTRTDISLADFEISLRNLVSDVENAYWDLYFAYRDLDVKINARNHVLEVWKNAYANVEANKKSADTEAQAREQYFRFQADVVNALNGRLVQRTQNNNGTLGGTFNNPGGVRVAERRLRFIIGLTQTNGRLIRPSTEAPVAKVNFDWTDIAAEALARRPELRRQKWVIKQNELELLANRNFLKPNLDLIARYRQRGFGPQYWDDNGISGEQGAVQSLTGNDFGEYQLGVEFNMPIGFRRAHAAVRSSELTVARSKAILEEEEKQVMYGLSNAYAEIKRAYEVMELLFNRREAAFAQEATVRAAYEAGKAPIDLLLEAQRRVIDSSTLFNQARIDYALAIKNVHYEKGSLLEFYQIAMAEGPWPQKAYNDALTRDLLKRRAHTDYVINETVIGQPEQVTDTLVAKPHAEPIVPPSKTIPELPTPAEVESAPMLPTGSLPMLNNPLRRASNQPQGHLQPTARVATAPKAVSTKPTVTLPPVDRIIPPSRPATKPPIIRAKDATPSKNFSFGGESSEEALWLH, encoded by the coding sequence ATGCTCAATCGCTACACGAAATGGATTGTGGTTCTTACCACATGCCTCTCGACGAGCTTGAGCGGTTGTTCGCTGAAGTGCTGGAAGTACTATGACTGTCCAGATCCTCCTGCCTACGACGAAAGTCTGATTGCCGAGTACGCAGGACGCGGCCTGAAAATCGAAGATCCGGCCCCTAACGTCTGCGAAGACGACGACTACCTTGAGCTTCCCGACTCTCCGGACAGCATCAACCCCGACAATATCAATCTGGAATCAGGGTACTGGGATCTTTCGCTCGAAGAGGCGATCCGCCTGACTCTGCAAAACTCAGAGATCATGAAAAACCTGGGGGGCGTTCTGCGAACACCGTTTGCGTACTCCTCGATTTACGACCCGGCGATCGTTTACACCGACGGCCGCTACGGTGAAGAAGCCGCACTCAGCGCGTTCGATGCAACCTTCGGCGCCAATGCCTATTTCGAAAAGAACGACCATCGGGTTAACAACTTCACTGTTGGTAACAACGGCTACTTCCAACAAGACCTGCATAACTACGAAGTCAATCTCACCAAGCGGAACGCAACTGGTGGTTTGATGACGTTACGCAGTGTGACGCAGTACGACTATAACAACAACCCGCAACGTATCTTCAGCGCCGGATGGGATACCTACGTCGATGCCGAATTGCGTCAACCGTTACTGCAGGGTGCTGGTGTTCAATACAACCGCATTGCTGGACCGAACGGGGAGCCAGGTTTTGCCAACGGTGTGCTAATCGCTCGAACTCGTACTGACATTAGCCTGGCGGACTTTGAGATCTCACTCCGAAACCTGGTCAGCGATGTTGAAAACGCCTATTGGGACTTGTACTTTGCCTACCGTGATCTCGACGTGAAGATCAATGCCCGGAATCATGTACTGGAGGTTTGGAAGAACGCGTACGCGAACGTGGAAGCCAACAAAAAATCAGCCGACACCGAAGCACAAGCTCGAGAACAATACTTCCGCTTCCAGGCCGACGTTGTGAATGCTTTAAATGGCCGTCTTGTGCAGCGCACGCAAAACAACAACGGCACGCTCGGGGGTACATTCAACAACCCGGGTGGCGTTCGCGTCGCGGAACGCCGCTTGCGGTTCATCATCGGTTTAACGCAAACAAACGGCCGACTGATTCGTCCGTCAACCGAAGCCCCGGTCGCTAAGGTCAACTTCGACTGGACCGATATCGCAGCCGAGGCACTCGCCCGACGTCCCGAACTTCGTCGCCAGAAATGGGTCATCAAGCAAAACGAATTAGAGTTATTAGCCAATCGTAACTTCCTGAAACCAAACCTTGACCTGATCGCCCGTTATCGCCAGCGCGGCTTCGGTCCTCAATACTGGGACGACAACGGCATCTCTGGCGAACAAGGTGCCGTGCAAAGCTTAACCGGTAATGATTTCGGCGAGTACCAACTCGGAGTCGAGTTCAACATGCCGATCGGTTTCCGTCGTGCTCATGCGGCTGTGCGAAGCAGCGAATTGACGGTTGCTCGCTCGAAGGCGATCCTCGAAGAAGAGGAAAAACAGGTCATGTACGGCCTTTCGAATGCGTATGCCGAAATCAAGCGAGCTTACGAAGTGATGGAACTGCTGTTCAATCGCCGTGAAGCTGCCTTCGCCCAGGAAGCAACTGTCCGAGCCGCTTACGAAGCCGGCAAGGCTCCGATCGACTTGCTACTGGAAGCCCAGCGTCGCGTGATCGACTCGAGCACGTTATTCAATCAGGCACGAATTGACTATGCTCTGGCGATCAAGAACGTCCACTACGAAAAGGGTTCGTTGCTCGAGTTCTATCAGATAGCGATGGCAGAAGGTCCTTGGCCGCAAAAGGCATACAACGACGCTTTGACGCGTGACCTGCTGAAACGTCGAGCCCACACCGATTATGTAATCAACGAAACCGTCATTGGTCAGCCAGAACAGGTCACTGACACATTGGTCGCCAAACCGCACGCTGAGCCGATCGTTCCGCCATCGAAAACGATTCCCGAACTGCCAACGCCAGCTGAAGTCGAATCGGCCCCAATGCTGCCAACCGGTAGCTTACCGATGCTCAACAATCCACTTCGTCGAGCATCGAACCAGCCGCAGGGTCACCTTCAGCCAACCGCCCGAGTTGCGACCGCTCCGAAAGCAGTCTCTACGAAACCCACGGTGACGTTACCGCCGGTCGATCGAATTATTCCACCAAGCCGTCCCGCAACGAAGCCCCCCATAATTCGCGCCAAAGATGCAACGCCTAGTAAGAACTTCTCGTTCGGTGGGGAAAGCTCCGAAGAAGCACTTTGGCTCCATTAA
- a CDS encoding SAM-dependent methyltransferase: MDAIIQLFSGVNRLAPGSPGITEKAFRIASAGRSIASIYEPGCGNGAATLLLAELSTAHITAIDTCQEFLDWLTQRIDQVGCSDRVALLNRDMTESWPKTAQFDLIWCEGSVYNMGLDQALCGWKNLLSPGGRVAISDLVWTSRAPSQEIQDFWKADGVTLLHHEEAAARFAANGYRLLDSFVFPEQAWQNYYGPLVEQLAPYLEPFSASNDMRALATAFQKEIRMRREFGGEYEYVFFIAEL; encoded by the coding sequence ATGGACGCGATCATTCAGTTGTTCTCTGGCGTAAACCGACTCGCGCCCGGAAGTCCAGGGATCACCGAGAAGGCGTTCCGAATTGCGTCGGCCGGGCGATCGATTGCTTCGATTTACGAGCCAGGCTGCGGTAACGGTGCGGCAACATTGCTACTTGCCGAGCTGAGCACGGCCCACATCACCGCAATAGATACTTGTCAGGAATTTCTCGATTGGCTCACCCAGCGGATCGACCAGGTTGGATGTAGCGACCGTGTTGCCTTACTTAATCGAGACATGACCGAGAGCTGGCCAAAGACAGCGCAATTCGATCTGATTTGGTGTGAAGGTTCGGTCTATAACATGGGGCTCGATCAAGCTCTCTGCGGCTGGAAAAACTTACTATCGCCGGGAGGTCGTGTAGCAATATCCGATTTAGTGTGGACGAGCCGCGCGCCAAGTCAGGAGATTCAAGACTTTTGGAAAGCGGATGGCGTCACGCTACTTCACCACGAAGAAGCAGCGGCACGCTTCGCAGCAAACGGCTATCGATTGCTCGATAGCTTTGTCTTTCCCGAGCAAGCCTGGCAAAACTATTACGGACCGCTAGTGGAACAGTTGGCCCCATATCTCGAACCTTTTTCCGCATCCAATGACATGCGAGCATTGGCAACCGCTTTTCAAAAAGAGATTCGTATGCGAAGGGAATTCGGCGGCGAGTACGAATACGTCTTTTTCATTGCTGAGCTCTGA
- the tssC gene encoding type VI secretion system contractile sheath large subunit: MSSEYQSQSDEYSPVIPEEASAVQQAPETTTEQSSESILDWIVSSENVAQSSTSAHRWDQFIQAEGVREKLDAWLGKWDGLSQKSLVRRLNADVAQIDQWLNDQLNAILHHPQFQKLEASWRGLEYLTSMVDEEADREMVHIRVLNASWRDVERDIERAIEFDSSELFKKIYEEEFGTAGGKPYGVLIGDYQIHPNPTRNHPHRDLDTLQGLAGIAAAAFCPFIAGVSPNMFGLDDYAGFEHVENLRSGFDQAEFTQWHAFRNSEDSRFVGLVLPQVLMRLPYETFDARADGFCFQEEVGGRDRRNYLWGNAAFAFGEVLIRAFSECGWLAQIRGVQRNVVGGGLVSRLPVHHFGTDRHGVAPKSSTDCIISDLQEAEIANLGFIPLTHCHDTDLSAFYSNQAVQKPKVYEDAVATQNAKISGMLQYILCVSQFAHALKVIARDKVGTFEEREAVERYLNDWIHEYVTPDERAKAETKAARPLRQAEIQLRDDPAKPGSFHCTFRLWPHYQLDDLVASIRMKTTIEGRRK, from the coding sequence ATGAGCTCTGAGTACCAATCGCAATCCGACGAGTACTCTCCGGTAATTCCGGAGGAGGCCAGTGCGGTCCAGCAGGCGCCAGAGACAACGACCGAGCAATCATCGGAGTCGATTCTGGATTGGATCGTATCTTCCGAAAATGTTGCCCAGTCGAGTACATCTGCGCATCGTTGGGATCAATTTATTCAAGCCGAAGGGGTTCGCGAAAAGCTCGACGCCTGGCTCGGCAAATGGGACGGACTCTCCCAGAAGTCGCTCGTTCGTCGCTTGAACGCTGACGTTGCCCAGATCGATCAGTGGCTAAATGATCAGCTGAACGCGATTCTACATCATCCGCAATTCCAGAAGCTTGAGGCCTCTTGGCGAGGGTTAGAATACCTCACTAGCATGGTCGATGAGGAAGCCGATCGCGAGATGGTCCACATTCGGGTCCTCAACGCGAGTTGGCGTGACGTCGAACGGGATATTGAGCGGGCCATTGAGTTCGATTCGAGCGAACTCTTTAAGAAAATCTACGAGGAAGAATTCGGTACCGCCGGTGGTAAACCTTACGGTGTGCTAATCGGTGACTATCAGATTCATCCTAATCCCACTCGAAATCATCCGCATCGAGATCTCGATACGCTGCAAGGCCTCGCTGGAATCGCCGCGGCTGCGTTTTGTCCGTTCATCGCCGGCGTCAGTCCAAATATGTTCGGATTGGACGATTACGCGGGATTCGAACATGTCGAGAACCTGCGATCTGGTTTCGATCAGGCCGAATTCACCCAGTGGCATGCGTTCCGTAATTCGGAAGATTCACGTTTCGTAGGGCTCGTGTTGCCTCAAGTGCTGATGCGATTGCCGTACGAAACGTTCGATGCCCGAGCCGACGGGTTCTGTTTTCAAGAGGAAGTCGGAGGACGTGATCGACGGAATTACCTTTGGGGAAACGCTGCGTTTGCGTTTGGCGAAGTCTTGATTCGAGCCTTTTCGGAATGTGGTTGGTTGGCTCAGATTCGAGGTGTTCAGCGCAATGTGGTGGGTGGCGGTTTGGTTAGCCGCTTGCCGGTCCATCATTTTGGAACCGATCGGCATGGGGTTGCTCCCAAATCATCCACCGATTGTATTATCTCCGATTTGCAAGAGGCAGAGATTGCTAATCTCGGATTTATACCCCTGACCCATTGCCATGATACCGATTTAAGCGCGTTTTACTCGAATCAAGCGGTTCAGAAGCCGAAGGTATACGAAGACGCGGTCGCTACTCAAAACGCGAAGATATCGGGTATGTTGCAGTACATCTTATGTGTTTCGCAATTTGCACATGCACTGAAGGTTATTGCTCGTGACAAGGTCGGAACCTTTGAAGAACGAGAAGCGGTTGAACGTTATCTGAACGATTGGATTCACGAATACGTTACGCCCGACGAGCGAGCGAAAGCCGAAACGAAAGCGGCCCGTCCCTTGCGTCAGGCGGAAATCCAACTTCGGGACGATCCGGCGAAGCCAGGTTCGTTCCACTGTACTTTCCGGCTCTGGCCACACTATCAACTGGACGATCTGGTCGCTTCGATTCGAATGAAGACCACCATCGAAGGTCGTCGAAAGTAA